A single genomic interval of Armigeres subalbatus isolate Guangzhou_Male chromosome 1, GZ_Asu_2, whole genome shotgun sequence harbors:
- the LOC134212257 gene encoding uncharacterized protein LOC134212257, which translates to MHSTHNMSLEVLAGVTPLKHRYWELSLRILIKCGTSNTLVLENFDNMLELAHHSRYLRVYLNYISTDLCLPCYNPPRVHFVNDSSSIEYDLSMKHAIQGIPDHLRQISIPSIFSEKYEHVNCNNRYFTDGSRINGSTGFGVFNVNSTTFRKLQEPCSVYVAELAAINFALGIISDQPVDHYFIFSDSLSSIEALRSMKPVKHASYFLTTVREQMRDLVERSFKITFVWVPSHCLIYGNEKADSLAKVGAQEGEVYDRQISNNEFFSLVRQSTLQNWQMIWSHNELGRWLFSIVPKVSARAWFRGEDLSRGFIRTMSRLMSNHYSLNAHLYRINLVDSNLCRCGAGYDDIDHVVWYCSENDASREQLLDTLVARAMAIRKMLPDEPQLEPDATPYRY; encoded by the exons atgcattcaacgcataacatgagcctggaggtgcttgctggagtcactcctttaaagcaccgttactgggagctctcacttagaatactgatcaaatgtggaacaagtaacacacttgtattagaaaacttcgataatatgcttgaactggctcatcattcaagatacctgcgagtctatctcaactacatatcgacagatctctgtcttccatgttataatccacctcgagttcacttcgtcaacgacagttcctcaattgaatacgatctgtccatgaaacacgctattcaaggaataccagatcatcttcgacaaatatctatcccttccattttttctgaaaaatatgaacatgtcaattgcaataacagatatttcactgatggttctcgcattaacggatccactggcttcggtgttttcaacgtaaattcaaccaccttccgaaaacttcaagaaccgtgttcggtttatgttgctgagctggcagcaattaatttcgctttggggataatttccgatcagcccgtagaccattatttcatcttctcggatagtcttagttctatcgaggcactccggtcgatgaaacctgttaagcacgcatcttactttcttacaactgtaagagagcagatgcgtgatttggtcgaaagatcatttaagattacctttgtatgggtcccatcccattgcctaatctatggcaatgagaaggcggactcgctagcaaaggtgggcgcacaggaaggagaagtttatgatagacaaatctcgaacaacgagtttttctcattagtccgtcagagtactcttcaaaattggcaaatgatttggtcacacaatgaacttggacggtggctcttttccatagttcctaaagtttctgcgcgagcgtggttcagaggtgaggacttaagccgaggcttcattcgcacgatgtcgagacttatgtccaatcactattcactaaacgcacacctctatagaataaacctggttgatagcaacctatgtaggtgtggagccggttacgatgacatcgatcacgtagtttggtattgctcggaaaacgacgcctccagagagcaactattggatacccttgtggcccgag ctatggccatccggaagatgctccctgacgaaccacaactcgagcccgacgctacgccataccgttaTTGA